From one Chryseobacterium sp. 3008163 genomic stretch:
- a CDS encoding nuclear transport factor 2 family protein produces the protein MAFLERKVDDNLKFYHDKGGFQDKKLFLQRTKENICSNPKQKPIRKVIESSLDVFPLYNNGVLYGAIQTGEHQFFIREKNKEDILGGQAKFTSVWVKKEGNWMMSDVLSYDHQ, from the coding sequence ATGGCATTTTTAGAAAGAAAAGTTGATGATAATTTGAAATTCTATCACGACAAAGGAGGCTTTCAGGACAAGAAATTGTTTCTGCAAAGAACGAAAGAAAATATCTGTTCAAATCCCAAACAAAAACCGATTCGTAAAGTAATTGAAAGCAGCTTGGATGTTTTCCCTTTATACAACAACGGTGTTTTGTATGGAGCAATACAAACTGGGGAACATCAATTTTTTATTCGTGAAAAAAATAAGGAAGATATTTTGGGTGGTCAGGCAAAATTCACAAGTGTCTGGGTCAAAAAAGAAGGAAATTGGATGATGAGTGATGTTCTCAGTTATGATCATCAATAG
- a CDS encoding DUF4870 domain-containing protein, whose translation MAEKSGLSVRTIQRIEAGTEPKGYTLKTLALSLEISEKDLLIAEISNEEIKVEELISMTEKEEVFNSTLIKMINLSSLPLAWFPIANFLPPLFIMLFTKEKSQIVKQIISLQIFLAIISPIIFMLIALLKLGSESVMMTMVFLALANVYIILRNAYEIDQRKKLRYQLNFNII comes from the coding sequence TTGGCTGAAAAGTCAGGCCTTTCTGTGAGAACAATTCAACGGATTGAAGCTGGAACAGAACCAAAAGGATATACTTTGAAGACATTAGCTTTAAGTCTCGAAATTTCAGAAAAAGATTTGTTAATTGCAGAGATTTCAAACGAAGAAATCAAAGTTGAAGAGCTAATTTCGATGACAGAAAAAGAAGAGGTTTTCAACTCTACATTAATCAAAATGATTAACCTTTCTTCACTTCCTCTTGCATGGTTTCCGATTGCTAATTTTTTGCCACCGTTATTTATTATGCTTTTTACAAAAGAGAAATCTCAAATCGTAAAACAAATCATTTCTCTCCAAATATTTTTAGCCATCATTTCTCCGATTATTTTTATGCTGATTGCCCTTCTAAAATTAGGTTCAGAATCTGTGATGATGACGATGGTTTTCTTAGCACTGGCAAATGTTTACATTATTCTGAGAAATGCTTACGAAATTGACCAGAGAAAAAAACTTCGTTATCAATTGAATTTCAATATTATATAA
- a CDS encoding FKBP-type peptidyl-prolyl cis-trans isomerase: MGVADMLFKRKKEQAEKNLKDGQEYMIEYGKRESVVELPSGLQYEIMVEGDGPKPGPKSMVKCHYHGTTIGGKVFDSSVKRGTPASFPLNKVIKGWTEALQLMPVGSKWRLIIPPHLAYGDQQISKEIGPNSTLVFQVELLDIK, translated from the coding sequence ATGGGAGTAGCAGATATGTTATTTAAACGCAAAAAAGAGCAGGCAGAGAAAAACCTGAAAGACGGTCAGGAATATATGATCGAATACGGTAAAAGAGAAAGCGTGGTAGAATTGCCAAGCGGTTTGCAGTACGAGATCATGGTTGAAGGTGACGGACCAAAACCGGGCCCGAAATCAATGGTAAAATGTCATTACCATGGGACGACAATTGGTGGGAAAGTTTTCGACAGTTCTGTAAAAAGAGGAACTCCGGCATCATTTCCTTTAAATAAAGTAATCAAAGGTTGGACAGAAGCTCTTCAGTTAATGCCTGTAGGCAGCAAATGGAGATTGATCATTCCTCCTCATTTGGCTTACGGTGATCAGCAGATTAGTAAGGAAATCGGCCCAAACAGTACCCTTGTTTTTCAGGTTGAATTGTTAGATATTAAATAA
- a CDS encoding catalase has product MPNPLKYNKNFDKLSYEEKQLLEENKKSIADFVEHSATLSDVNYATRNAHAKTYAVLKGEFIINPEMRSDLLYLFDKEKYNIVVRLSNAHLKIKNNRKDIPAYGFAIKIKDDADRTIANYPLVNFPLFPINSVSIFLKLFTAVNRFFIKKWGNITPLLSQVYQVTPSIFTGSFLKKSLEFLFKKNDFMLSFDYHSVGVYRLGDHMMKIKLSPKNPQRKFGKDLTTKKAIENFCLQENYDADVMIQFCYDLKDQPINTLNREWKNSPFIKIGEVKIEKNSFLTPNTCDNELLSFNPFESAEIFQPVGKIQKLRDEAYKVSLQTRKKINKLLKYK; this is encoded by the coding sequence ATGCCAAATCCACTAAAATATAATAAGAATTTTGACAAGCTTTCATACGAAGAAAAACAGCTTCTTGAGGAAAATAAAAAAAGTATTGCAGACTTTGTAGAGCACTCAGCGACTCTCAGCGACGTTAATTATGCAACAAGAAACGCTCATGCAAAAACATACGCAGTTCTGAAAGGAGAATTTATCATTAACCCTGAAATGCGGTCTGATTTACTCTATTTATTTGATAAGGAAAAATACAATATTGTGGTAAGGCTTTCTAATGCCCATTTAAAGATAAAAAATAATAGAAAAGATATTCCTGCTTATGGTTTTGCAATAAAGATTAAGGATGATGCAGATCGTACGATTGCCAATTATCCTTTGGTCAACTTCCCTCTATTTCCTATTAATTCTGTTTCTATTTTTTTAAAATTATTTACCGCAGTCAATCGGTTTTTTATTAAAAAATGGGGGAATATTACTCCTCTACTATCGCAGGTTTATCAAGTCACGCCAAGCATTTTCACGGGTTCATTTTTAAAGAAAAGTTTAGAGTTTTTATTTAAAAAGAATGACTTTATGTTGTCTTTCGATTATCATTCTGTCGGTGTGTACCGCTTAGGAGACCACATGATGAAGATAAAATTGAGCCCGAAAAATCCGCAAAGAAAATTTGGTAAAGATTTAACTACAAAAAAAGCAATTGAAAATTTTTGTCTTCAGGAAAATTATGATGCTGATGTGATGATTCAGTTCTGCTACGATTTGAAAGATCAACCCATCAATACTTTGAATCGTGAATGGAAAAATTCTCCTTTTATTAAAATCGGTGAAGTGAAAATTGAGAAAAATTCTTTTCTTACACCTAATACCTGTGATAACGAATTACTGTCTTTCAACCCTTTCGAAAGCGCAGAAATCTTTCAGCCAGTAGGGAAAATTCAGAAATTGAGGGATGAAGCCTATAAGGTTTCGCTGCAGACGAGAAAGAAAATTAATAAGCTATTGAAATATAAGTAA
- a CDS encoding TerC/Alx family metal homeostasis membrane protein: MEQHNILDLHPGLVWGFAITVVIMLLLDLGVFNKKSHEVSSKEATIWSVVWISLSMVFSGVVYWVFNTDGTAGSHAVAVEKFTQYQAAYWIEKALSVDNLFVFILVFGFFKVPKFLHHKVLFWGIIGALIFRAIFIFAGVELIDLTYLPEMNVFGHAVRINVVMTLFGLFLIYAGIKSWGDGGDDDDEDYSDTAGAKLIKSFWKVSDNYDGDKFFTIQNGIKMATPLLVVVAVIEFTDVLFAVDSIPAIFAISNDPFILYTSNIFAILGLRSLYFLLANFIHMFSKLPYGLAIILAFIGVKMLIAPWYHISSPVSLGIVGGVLVISVLLSIIFPDKKEDEKETIE; encoded by the coding sequence GTGGAACAACATAATATTTTAGATTTACACCCTGGCTTAGTTTGGGGATTTGCGATAACGGTTGTTATCATGCTGCTCTTGGACTTAGGGGTTTTTAACAAAAAAAGTCACGAGGTATCTTCAAAAGAAGCGACCATTTGGTCAGTCGTTTGGATTTCTCTTTCAATGGTTTTTTCTGGAGTTGTATATTGGGTTTTCAATACCGACGGAACGGCTGGAAGTCATGCGGTAGCTGTAGAAAAATTTACACAATATCAGGCAGCGTACTGGATTGAGAAAGCGCTTTCTGTAGATAATTTATTTGTATTTATCTTGGTGTTTGGGTTCTTTAAAGTTCCTAAATTTCTTCACCACAAAGTTTTGTTCTGGGGAATTATTGGAGCTTTGATCTTCAGGGCTATCTTTATTTTTGCAGGAGTTGAGTTGATTGATCTGACTTATTTACCTGAAATGAATGTTTTTGGTCATGCAGTAAGAATCAACGTGGTAATGACCCTTTTCGGATTGTTCCTGATCTATGCAGGAATCAAATCTTGGGGCGACGGCGGTGATGACGATGATGAAGATTACAGCGATACAGCAGGCGCAAAATTGATTAAAAGCTTTTGGAAAGTTTCCGATAACTATGATGGCGATAAGTTCTTCACCATACAAAACGGAATCAAAATGGCAACACCGCTTTTGGTAGTTGTGGCAGTAATTGAGTTTACCGACGTATTGTTTGCGGTAGATTCAATCCCGGCAATTTTTGCAATTTCAAATGATCCTTTTATCCTTTATACATCGAATATTTTTGCGATTTTAGGATTGAGATCGTTGTATTTCTTGCTGGCGAATTTCATTCACATGTTCAGCAAATTACCTTATGGTTTGGCGATTATTTTAGCCTTTATCGGTGTTAAAATGTTGATTGCGCCTTGGTATCATATCTCATCACCGGTTTCATTAGGAATTGTAGGTGGAGTATTGGTCATCTCGGTTCTGCTATCCATCATTTTCCCTGATAAAAAGGAAGATGAAAAAGAAACAATAGAATAA
- a CDS encoding TerD family protein translates to MAINLQKGQRINLTKENGTALTQACVGINWGAIEKKSFFGGVSKEAVDLDGSCILYDTNKNATEVIYFGNLKSKNGSVKHSGDDLTGDVSGDDGLDNEVITVDFANLDPAVEHVALVLNSYKGQDFGTIPFASIRIYEGTPTNVREVFAKYDIANDKSFSGHVAMVMGVFYKRNNEWKFNAIGDPTADRKLEQTIETVKQKYL, encoded by the coding sequence ATGGCTATTAACTTACAAAAAGGTCAGAGAATAAACCTTACAAAAGAAAACGGAACAGCGCTTACACAAGCTTGTGTCGGAATAAACTGGGGTGCAATTGAGAAGAAAAGTTTCTTTGGTGGCGTTTCAAAAGAAGCAGTAGATTTAGATGGAAGCTGTATTTTATATGATACAAACAAAAATGCTACTGAAGTAATCTATTTCGGTAATCTGAAATCTAAAAACGGTTCTGTAAAGCATAGTGGAGATGATTTGACAGGTGATGTTAGCGGTGATGACGGATTGGATAATGAAGTGATCACAGTTGATTTTGCAAATTTGGATCCAGCAGTAGAGCACGTTGCTTTGGTTTTGAACAGTTACAAAGGACAAGATTTTGGCACCATTCCTTTTGCTTCAATCCGTATCTATGAAGGAACTCCTACGAACGTGAGAGAAGTTTTTGCTAAATATGATATTGCCAATGATAAATCTTTCAGTGGTCACGTAGCAATGGTAATGGGAGTTTTCTACAAGAGAAACAACGAATGGAAATTCAATGCTATCGGAGATCCTACAGCTGACAGAAAATTGGAGCAGACGATTGAAACCGTTAAGCAGAAATATTTGTAA
- a CDS encoding toxic anion resistance protein: protein MDNQENQNIDPLQSIEPLKTFEPTPIPPAQPAQPAQSSVPAVLVDRDGNVNLSQIQDAERHKFELLANAIDESNPGSIVNFGSDLQKTLANQSDSFLGNVRRSNSGEVGELINNLLIELNYVDVDEINNGGVKGFLSRLPFMKKMLTQVDNLFAKYDKITSNIDQISHKVNAGIITSTKDNAVLQTIFDSNVNSIKAIEELVIAGNLRMEKAAGELANMETNVQNFADYQIADKRDFINRLDRRLADLKVVRLIMMQSLPQIRLVQNNNVSIAEKAQTILTTTLPVWKNQLSLAVAMHRQQQNIEVQQKVSSTTEEILRKNAERLGQNSINVAKANEQTIVSAETLKETTAMLINTLNEVKQIQKQGTESRRKLDQDLQTLESELKANIRG from the coding sequence ATGGATAATCAAGAAAATCAAAATATAGATCCGCTACAGTCGATCGAGCCTTTGAAGACGTTTGAGCCAACGCCAATACCACCAGCGCAACCTGCTCAGCCAGCGCAAAGTTCAGTTCCGGCAGTTCTTGTGGACAGAGACGGAAACGTGAATTTAAGTCAGATTCAGGATGCAGAGCGTCATAAATTTGAATTATTGGCCAACGCAATTGATGAATCGAATCCTGGTTCTATTGTGAATTTTGGTTCAGATTTACAGAAAACTTTAGCAAATCAGAGTGATAGTTTCTTAGGAAATGTAAGAAGATCAAATTCAGGTGAAGTAGGAGAGTTGATCAATAATTTATTGATTGAACTTAACTATGTAGACGTTGATGAGATCAATAACGGCGGAGTAAAAGGTTTCCTGAGCAGACTTCCTTTCATGAAAAAGATGTTGACTCAGGTGGATAATCTTTTTGCTAAATATGATAAAATCACCAGTAATATCGACCAGATTTCTCATAAAGTAAATGCAGGAATCATTACTTCTACGAAAGATAATGCAGTTTTGCAGACGATTTTCGACAGCAATGTCAATTCAATCAAAGCGATTGAAGAATTGGTTATTGCCGGAAATCTGAGAATGGAAAAAGCAGCTGGAGAATTGGCAAATATGGAAACCAATGTTCAGAATTTTGCTGATTACCAAATTGCTGACAAAAGAGATTTCATTAACAGATTAGACAGAAGATTGGCTGATTTGAAGGTGGTGCGTCTGATCATGATGCAGTCACTTCCGCAGATCAGGTTGGTGCAAAATAATAACGTTTCGATTGCTGAAAAAGCACAAACGATTTTAACGACTACTTTACCGGTTTGGAAAAATCAGCTTTCATTAGCAGTTGCGATGCACAGACAGCAGCAGAATATTGAAGTTCAGCAGAAAGTATCTTCTACAACAGAAGAAATTCTGAGAAAAAATGCAGAACGTTTGGGTCAGAATTCAATCAATGTAGCAAAAGCCAACGAGCAGACAATTGTTTCTGCTGAAACTTTGAAAGAAACTACTGCAATGTTAATCAATACCTTGAACGAAGTAAAACAAATTCAGAAACAAGGTACTGAAAGCAGAAGAAAACTAGATCAAGATCTGCAGACTTTAGAATCAGAATTGAAAGCAAATATCAGAGGATAA
- a CDS encoding TerD family protein, translated as MAINLQKGQRENINAPKFTIGLGWDINNTSTGGAFDLDASLFLLNDGKKLVSENHFIFYNNLESPDKAVIHSGDNLTGDGDGDDEQIKIDLTKIDDAVKEITVVVTIHDADARRQNFGQVRNSFIRIFNTETNEEILKYELDEDFSIETAVEFGRIYNRNGEWKFEAVGSGQRDGLEKFVSMYQ; from the coding sequence ATGGCTATTAACTTACAAAAAGGACAAAGAGAAAATATAAACGCACCTAAATTCACGATCGGTTTAGGATGGGATATCAATAATACATCTACCGGCGGTGCTTTTGATCTTGATGCCTCTTTATTTTTGTTGAATGACGGCAAAAAACTGGTTTCAGAAAACCATTTTATTTTTTACAATAACCTTGAGTCTCCGGATAAAGCGGTGATTCACTCTGGTGATAACTTAACGGGTGACGGCGATGGTGATGATGAACAGATCAAAATAGATTTAACGAAAATTGATGATGCTGTAAAAGAAATTACCGTTGTAGTAACCATTCACGATGCTGATGCAAGAAGACAGAACTTCGGACAGGTAAGAAATTCTTTCATCAGAATTTTCAATACCGAAACCAACGAAGAGATTTTAAAATATGAATTAGACGAAGATTTCTCTATCGAAACTGCCGTAGAATTTGGAAGAATCTACAATAGAAACGGAGAATGGAAATTCGAAGCGGTAGGAAGCGGTCAGAGAGACGGTCTTGAGAAATTTGTATCAATGTATCAATAA
- a CDS encoding phosphoribosyltransferase family protein: MNKRYSLHHIHSADEFTFSPAEYSYFKYGDKSYAEKFAKELFEGFIAQHEEILNTDKEILILPSPYMAIPTASNFLCFYFKKQLDFYLFQKGKKSSILSKINRNHTYTTDYGNLSFEDRKNLIANDTYYLDKDFLRGKLCIFIDDIKITGSHEFTVNKILNEFNVQADFLFMYYAELMNFELDPKIENYFNYYAVKNVEHVAEVMLKPSFQFNTRIVKYILGLESSNFDYLTSKIKKEQMDHLLELAISNNYHLLKEYETNINTLTQTELNYGY, translated from the coding sequence ATGAACAAAAGGTATAGCTTGCACCATATTCATTCGGCGGACGAATTTACGTTTTCGCCTGCTGAATACAGCTATTTCAAGTATGGCGATAAGTCGTACGCAGAGAAATTTGCGAAAGAATTATTTGAAGGATTTATTGCTCAGCACGAAGAAATATTAAATACGGATAAAGAAATTCTCATATTGCCAAGCCCTTACATGGCGATTCCGACGGCTTCTAATTTTTTATGTTTTTACTTCAAAAAACAACTTGATTTTTATCTTTTCCAAAAAGGAAAAAAGTCAAGTATTTTATCAAAAATAAACAGGAATCATACTTATACGACAGATTACGGAAATTTAAGTTTTGAAGACCGTAAAAATCTGATTGCTAATGATACTTATTATCTAGATAAGGATTTTCTTAGAGGAAAACTTTGTATTTTTATAGACGATATAAAAATTACTGGAAGTCATGAATTTACTGTGAATAAAATCTTGAATGAATTTAATGTGCAGGCAGATTTTCTATTCATGTATTACGCTGAATTAATGAATTTTGAATTAGATCCTAAAATTGAAAACTATTTCAACTATTACGCTGTGAAAAACGTTGAACACGTTGCAGAAGTAATGCTGAAGCCGAGTTTCCAGTTTAATACAAGGATTGTAAAATATATTTTGGGCTTAGAATCAAGTAATTTTGATTATCTTACGTCTAAAATAAAAAAAGAGCAGATGGATCACCTTCTCGAGCTGGCAATTAGCAACAATTATCATTTATTAAAAGAATACGAAACTAATATAAACACTTTAACACAAACAGAACTTAATTATGGCTATTAA
- a CDS encoding HAD family hydrolase yields MKTDIDIQNHAHFSFDLWLTLIKSHPEFKTKRVELFSSFFEVNKPIDEVAKVVKYYDDLCNSINEIIGGNVDTFEIYLLILNALEVDLKQLNNEKLNEFYQKSEDLFLEYKPVVIFENLHQFFDEIKNQGKTINILSNTGFIKGTTMRKFLIDENLDQYIDFHIYSDELKISKPNPLVFQEVKNLIKNQDLQMNQILHIGDNPIADYKGAKDFGFNAHLLKHTI; encoded by the coding sequence TTGAAAACAGATATCGACATTCAAAACCACGCTCATTTTTCCTTTGATCTGTGGCTTACTTTAATAAAATCTCATCCCGAATTTAAAACAAAAAGAGTTGAGTTGTTTTCTTCGTTTTTTGAAGTGAATAAGCCAATTGATGAAGTTGCAAAAGTTGTAAAATATTACGATGATCTTTGCAATTCTATCAATGAAATAATTGGCGGGAATGTGGATACTTTCGAGATTTATTTATTAATCTTGAATGCTTTAGAAGTTGATTTGAAACAATTAAATAATGAGAAATTAAACGAGTTTTACCAAAAAAGCGAAGACTTATTTCTAGAATACAAACCTGTTGTGATTTTCGAAAATTTGCATCAGTTTTTTGACGAAATTAAAAATCAGGGAAAAACAATTAATATTCTAAGTAATACTGGTTTTATCAAAGGAACTACAATGAGAAAATTTTTGATTGATGAAAACCTTGATCAGTATATAGATTTTCATATTTATTCTGATGAATTGAAGATTTCTAAACCCAATCCGCTCGTTTTTCAGGAGGTTAAAAATTTAATTAAAAACCAGGATTTACAAATGAACCAGATTTTGCATATTGGTGATAATCCGATTGCAGATTACAAAGGAGCAAAAGATTTTGGTTTCAACGCACATTTACTAAAACATACGATATAA
- a CDS encoding transposase has translation MLYKVIHIGQSIKELVDQKGITIERICNFLNKDEEFVKTVYESNSIDTEVLLRWSKLLEYDFFRLYSSHLILYAPPSAVNKSKEKSDKAPQFRKNIYTQEIKDFILKQIISGEMTQADVIKDYSIPKSTLHRWLQKNQP, from the coding sequence ATGTTATACAAAGTAATACATATAGGCCAATCAATCAAAGAACTTGTAGACCAGAAAGGGATTACAATAGAGAGAATTTGTAATTTCCTGAATAAAGATGAAGAGTTTGTAAAGACTGTTTACGAGAGCAATTCTATCGATACAGAAGTCCTTTTGAGATGGTCTAAACTGCTGGAGTATGACTTTTTCAGACTTTACAGTTCCCATTTGATTTTGTATGCACCGCCATCAGCAGTAAACAAAAGCAAGGAAAAATCTGACAAGGCACCACAATTCAGAAAAAATATTTACACTCAGGAAATTAAGGATTTTATTCTTAAACAAATTATTTCCGGAGAAATGACACAGGCAGACGTAATCAAAGATTACTCAATACCAAAGAGTACACTTCACAGATGGCTGCAAAAAAACCAACCATAA
- a CDS encoding helix-turn-helix domain-containing protein, whose protein sequence is MKMRPNYSKIYHDLLLAEHPEKLKDVKVTELLQNLNTSDEVIKFNEKLFKQSKESLENNQKLRTYDRETMLKILTYQKQHGFSSNYISKKYKISRTTIAKWKKICEDDIQ, encoded by the coding sequence ATGAAAATGAGACCTAATTACAGCAAGATTTATCACGATCTTCTTCTTGCAGAACATCCCGAGAAATTGAAAGACGTAAAAGTTACGGAGCTTCTTCAGAATCTTAACACCAGCGACGAGGTGATTAAGTTTAATGAAAAACTTTTCAAGCAATCGAAAGAAAGTTTAGAAAACAACCAGAAGCTGAGAACGTACGACAGAGAAACGATGCTGAAGATATTAACTTATCAAAAACAACACGGATTCTCGAGCAATTATATTTCGAAAAAATATAAAATCAGCAGAACGACCATTGCAAAATGGAAAAAAATCTGCGAAGATGATATTCAATAA